A genomic segment from Drosophila miranda strain MSH22 chromosome 3, D.miranda_PacBio2.1, whole genome shotgun sequence encodes:
- the LOC117188415 gene encoding gram-negative bacteria-binding protein 3 — protein sequence MVRLTFCLALLSLLARSGHAYEVPDASVRVFYPKGFEVSIPDAEGISLFAFHGKVNEEFDGLEAGRWARDIPKAKRGRWTFRDRETVLNLGDTLYFWTYVVHNGLGYRQDDGAFVVSVYDSQRN from the coding sequence ATGGTTCGTCTTACGTTCTGTCTGGCTCTCCTATCGCTGCTGGCTAGGTCGGGCCACGCCTACGAAGTACCAGATGCCAGCGTACGGGTTTTCTACCCCAAAGGATTCGAGGTCTCTATACCAGATGCAGAGGGCATCTCTCTGTTCGCCTTCCATGGCAAGGTGAACGAAGAGTTCGACGGTCTGGAGGCGGGACGGTGGGCCCGCGATATACCTAAAGCGAAGCGGGGACGTTGGACCTTTCGGGATCGCGAGACGGTGCTGAATCTGGGCGATACCCTGTACTTCTGGACGTATGTGGTGCACAATGGCCTGGGTTATCGTCAGGACGATGGGGCCTTTGTGGTTTCCGTGTATGACAGTCAAAGGAATTAG
- the LOC117188414 gene encoding general odorant-binding protein 57e-like: protein MSDQLLSLLLSVFLLYGYAHSNTAIFNPCRGQKFTTPEEQRAFLDNWLKNLDGNDLDRTFKCYATCMLFDMNIMDGSGELHMEKYLETEALEKSWPNSVANCRYEFGDEMDICEYGFGMANCLMSLRAATTWE, encoded by the exons ATGTCAGATCAACTTCTATCGTTGCTTCTTTCGGTGTTCCTTTTATATGGTTATGCCCAC AGTAATACTGCAATATTTAACCCATGTCGAGGGCAAAAATTCACAACCCCGGAGGAGCAAAGAGCATTCCTTGACAACTGGCTAAAGAACTTGGATGGCAACGATCTGGATCGGACTTTTAAGTGTTATGCCACTTGCATGCTGTTCGATATGAATATCATGGATGGTTCGGGGGAGCTGCATATGGAGAAGTACCTGGAAACGGAGGCCCTGGAGAAGTCGTGGCCCAATAGCGTGGCCAACTGTCGCTACGAGTTCGGCGATGAAATGGATATTTGTGAATATGGTTTCGGCATGGCCAACTGTCTAATGTCGTTGAGAGCAGCGACCACTTGGGAATGA